From Daucus carota subsp. sativus chromosome 6, DH1 v3.0, whole genome shotgun sequence, the proteins below share one genomic window:
- the LOC135147089 gene encoding uncharacterized protein LOC135147089, which yields MEVYRIPDLTKCRLLAATVRDDAHHWASVTYAPSTNTLANIKQKEDETLREYFKRFNSEVPRVRPTSKETLKNFLIAGVRPGTEFWKELQGREPKTLADFFARAEPYKIIEESLAKLKKESKFESRSNWKRKRDRSYSPERRNTYKRNPYTRPTGEKPSSRDGKTSPITVNATSTQGFDKSRLTLRKTRDPRYNEYTPLTASIEHIFEVGDKARLFRKPFRNGPPGNKDQEKYCAFHDLNGHETAECVHLKDHIEDLIRSTGYLTEFVAQEAKKYKDQKAEKANEQGTNRNTRAGSVQMIIGGPFVGGQGRSGMKRYVREARGQPLTNVCHLSERPPKMFKGETMDITFTEGDARTVHHPHSDALVVSAVIGNINVHRLLVDNGSSVNILAYSAYQRMKMADKDMMACYNELYGFTGNAVQIIGRVRLPITLGVEPLATTQVAEFMIVNEDISYNGILGRPIVRHMRIVTSIYHLSMKFPTPNGVGCVQGCQADSRECYSRALRSAVKACKEVQLVDGGIPENYYKQVEPEEKPEAKTQGKILIKFLKETCNLVVIVQHPGEDLYLEASYAGHG from the exons atggaggtctaccgaattccagacctcacaaaatgtcgcttatTGGCTGCAACCGTTAGGGATGACGCTCACCACTG ggcttccgttACTTATGCCCCATCTACCAACACTCTGGCTAACATTAAACAGAAGGAAGATGAGACACTGAGGGAATATTTCAAACGCTTCAACTCAGAGGTTCCCCGTGTCAGGCCAAcatcaaaggaaaccctgaagaatttcttgatagcaGGGGTAAGGCCTGGAACAGAATTCTGGAAGGAGTTGCAGGGACGAGAGCCTAAAACCCTggctgacttctttgctagggcgGAACCCTATAAAATAATTGAGGAATCTCTTGCTAAGCTGAAGAAGGAGTCGAAGTTCGAAAGTCGTAGCAACtggaaaagaaaaagggataggtcttacagcccagaaAGGAGAAACACCTATAAGAGGAACCCCTACACAAGGCCTACTGGTGAGAAGCCCTCAAGCCGAGATGGCAAAACCTCACCTATCACTGTGAATGCAACCAGCACACAGGGCTTCGACAAATCAAGGCTAACGCTGAGGAAGACCAGGGATCCAAGGTACAATGAGTATACACCTCTCACAGCCTCCATAGAGCATATTTTCGAGGTTGGGGACAAGGCAAGGCTCTTCAGAAAGCCTTTTCGAAATGGACCCCCCGGAAACAAAGACCAGGagaaatattgtgctttccacgaccTGAATGGGCATGAAACGGCGGAATGCGTGCACCTCAAGGATCACATAGAGGATCTCATTAGAAGTACTGGATACCTGACAGAATTTGTGGCCCAAGAGGCTAAAAAATATAAGGACCAGAAGGCCGAAAAGGCTAATGAACAAGGAAccaaccgtaacacccgggCTGGCAGCGTGCaaatgatcatcggaggaccttttgtgggaggccagggacgcagtggTATGAAGAGATATGTGCGGGAAGCCCGAGGGCAACCCCTAACTAATGTGTGCCACCTGTCTGAGAGGCCTCCTAAAATGTTTaaaggggagaccatggacattacctttactgagggggatgcgcgcacagtacaccatcctcatagcgatgccctggtAGTATCAGCCGTGATCGGGAATATCAATGTGCACAGGCTTCTCGTGGacaacggaagctctgtcaacatTCTGGCTTACAGTGCATACCAAAGAATGAAGATGGCAGATAAGGAcatgatggcttgctataatgaaTTATATGGCTTCACGGGAAACGCTGTACAAATTATTGGAAGGGTGAGGCTGCCAATCACCCTTGGAGTAGAGCCGCTGGCTACCACTCAGGTTGCAGAATTCATGATAGTGAATGAGGACATatcctataacgggatcctgggcagaccaATCGTTAGGCACATGCGGATTGTAACTTCAATCTACCACCTATCCATGAAATTCCCAACCCCGAATGGAGTAGGGTGTGTACAGGGATGCCAAGCTGACTCCCGAGAATGCTATAGCAGGGCTTTGAGGTCTGCAGTGAAGGCCTGCAAGGAGGTCCAACTTGTGGATGGAGGCATCCCGGAAAATTATTACAAACAAGTGGAGCCAGAGGAGAAACCTGAGGCGAAAACACAGGGAAAGATAttgataaaatttttgaaagagACTTGCAACTTGGTGGTCATTGTgcaacatccgggggaagaCTTATACCTTGAAGCCTCATATGCTGGACATGGATGA
- the LOC108226931 gene encoding protein ESMERALDA 1: MHAYNRLPGSGQTTPSPSPPSSPRSPRHRQPRSKPKPHSTLAQRLSWFLISFLLRRQRILLLAPFLYISVMLFYTGKLSLDHVIPLAIKSRLSPGSVYRSPQLYAKLRPHMDADNSSMDAISTIWNHPKEGEWRPCTNTSSGGLPESNGYIYVDANGGLNQQRTSVCNAVAVAGYLNATLLIPNFRYHSIWRDPSKFREIYDQSFFISTLVNDVRVVDKVPGYLMERFDQNMTNVANFKVNAWAPVDFYKDIILPRLLEEKVIRISPFANRLSFDAPPAVQKLRCLANYEALRFVSPILTLGESLVAKMKELSANNNGKYISVHLRFEEDMVAFSCCVYDGGKKEYEDMNTARERGWKGKFTRPGRVITPGAYRINGKCPLTPLEVGLMLRGMGFSNSTAIYLASGKIYDSERHMAPLLEMFPLLQTKEMLASEELAPYKNFSSRMAAIDYTVCLHSEVFVTTQGGNFPQFLLGHRRYLYGGHAKTIRPDKRKLALLFDNPKMGWKSFKRQMLTMRAHSNAKGFELKRPSDSIYSFPCPSCMCRVNKKINSNTSSAT; the protein is encoded by the exons ATGCATGCATACAACAGGCTACCCGGAAGTGGACAAACCACCCCATCTCCGTCACCGCCTTCTTCCCCCCGGTCACCGCGCCACCGTCAGCCCCGCTCCAAGCCCAAGCCACATTCAACCCTAGCTCAACGCCTCTCGTGGTTCCTCATTTCCTTTTTACTACGTCGACAGCGTATTCTTTTGTTGGCACCCTTTCTTTACATTTCCGTTATGTTGTTTTATACCGGAAAGCTGTCGCTAGATCATGTCATTCCTTTGGCTATAAAATCCCGCTTGTCGCCCGGCTCCGTTTATCGCAGCCCGCAGCTTTATGCTAAGCTCAGGCCTCATATGGATGCTGATAATTCATCCATGGATGCG ATATCAACAATATGGAATCATCCTAAAGAAGGAGAGTGGAGGCCTTGTACAAATACGTCTTCTGGAG GATTACCCGAGTCCAatggatatatatatgttgatgcAAATGGTGGATTGAACCAGCAAAGGACATCG GTTTGCAATGCTGTTGCTGTGGCAGGATATCTTAATGCAACACTTCTGATTCCTAATTTTCGTTACCATAGCATTTGGAGAGACCCTAG TAAATTTAGGGAAATCTATGATCAGAGTTTTTTTATTAGTACATTGGTAAATGATGTACGGGTGGTTGACAAGGTTCCTGGGTACCTGATGGAGCGATTTGATCAGAACATGACTAACGTAGCCAATTTCAAAGTGAATGCTTGGGCACCCGTTGATTTCTACAAGGATATAATTCTTCCCAGGCTACTCGAAGAAAA GGTTATAAGGATTTCTCCTTTTGCAAACCGCTTGTCATTTGATGCTCCTCCTGCAGTTCAAAAGCTTAGATGTTTGGCAAATTATGAGGCTTTAAGGTTTGTTAGTCCCATATTAACCCTAGGAGAATCTTTGGTGGCAAAAATGAAAGAACTGAGTGCAAATAATAATGGCAAGTATATATCTGTGCATCTACGCTTTGAGGAG GATATGGttgctttttcttgttgtgtATATGATGGTGGGAAGAAAGAATATGAAGACATGAACACAGCTAGGGAAAGAGGTTGGAAGGGAAAATTCACAAGGCCTGGTCGAGTTATTACTCCTGGGGCATACAGAATAAATGGCAAGTGTCCTCTAACACCTTTAGAG GTAGGTTTGATGCTTAGAGGAATGGGGTTCAGCAATAGTACAGCTATATACTTGGCATCTGGAAAGATATATGACTCAGAAAGACATATGGCTCCACTCTTGGAAATGTTTCCCCTACTACAAACGAAAGAAATGTTGGCATCTGAAGAACTAGCTCCATACAAG AACTTCTCTTCTAGGATGGCTGCAATAGACTACACAGTTTGTCTTCATAGTGAAGTTTTTGTTACAACTCAAGGAGGAAACTTCCCTCAATTCCTTCTGGGCCATAGGAGATACTTGTATGGTGGACATGCAAAGACAATTAGACCTGACAAGCGAAAGTTAGCCCTACTGTTTGACAATCCCAAAATGGG ATGGAAAAGCTTTAAACGCCAGATGTTAACTATGAGAGCTCATAGCAATGCAAAAGGATTCGAGTTGAAAAGACCATCTGACTCGATCTACTCATTCCCTTGTCCCAGTTGCATGTGTCGcgtgaataaaaaaataaactcaAACACATCGTCAGCGACATGA